The Borrelia coriaceae genome has a window encoding:
- a CDS encoding cell envelope integrity protein TolA, translating into MKRFCLVIYTLYVFILGCSQNSRKEGFDNNLGRESTVFSLLGGVVAKKGEAAKRKAEEDAAKVRETEEAARRKAEEDAAKVRETEEAARRKAEEDAAKVRETEEAARRKAEEDAAKVRETEEAARRKAEEDAARKDFNQKVVAYNRMIGKINYYRNLYVRLLLTGAPDDDRFYCSTKKMGRLNLNTDFKPKSFDKGRHYIYLSLTNDLEKGETGIEENYWSYLVPLLDKSEVIPKTGLGICNEWGKSVYDSDGKILYDSIDSMYVFLYYLSYRLDLVIKDLHKEIIKHSVSTNSKFNSEVIIRIDDALQQIIDKRKGLLGRAINVIKSVKDKGDQREIKNILDSFFAEPTMKEFSDVVDSKWGEIVALIKSVA; encoded by the coding sequence ATGAAACGATTTTGTTTAGTGATTTATACATTGTATGTATTTATTCTAGGCTGTTCTCAAAATAGTCGAAAAGAAGGTTTTGATAATAATTTGGGTCGTGAGAGTACGGTTTTCAGTTTACTTGGAGGCGTGGTAGCGAAAAAGGGAGAAGCAGCAAAAAGAAAGGCAGAAGAAGATGCAGCTAAAGTGAGAGAAACAGAAGAAGCAGCAAGAAGAAAGGCAGAAGAAGATGCAGCTAAAGTGAGAGAAACAGAAGAAGCAGCAAGAAGAAAGGCAGAAGAAGATGCAGCTAAAGTGAGAGAAACAGAAGAAGCAGCAAGAAGAAAGGCAGAAGAAGATGCAGCTAAAGTGAGAGAAACAGAAGAAGCAGCAAGAAGAAAGGCAGAAGAAGATGCAGCAAGGAAAGATTTTAATCAAAAAGTAGTGGCTTATAATCGTATGATCGGTAAAATTAATTACTATAGAAACCTATATGTTAGACTATTACTGACTGGGGCGCCTGATGATGACAGATTCTATTGTTCAACAAAAAAAATGGGCCGTTTAAATTTAAACACAGACTTTAAACCTAAGTCTTTTGATAAAGGCCGACATTATATTTACCTAAGCCTAACAAACGATCTTGAAAAGGGAGAGACAGGGATAGAAGAAAATTACTGGAGCTATTTGGTGCCTTTATTGGACAAGTCAGAAGTAATACCAAAAACTGGTCTTGGTATTTGTAATGAGTGGGGTAAGTCTGTTTATGATTCTGATGGGAAAATTCTTTATGATTCTATTGATAGTATGTATGTATTTTTATACTATTTGTCATATCGTTTAGACTTGGTAATAAAAGATTTGCATAAAGAGATAATTAAGCATTCAGTTTCAACTAATTCGAAATTTAATTCAGAAGTTATTATTAGGATTGATGATGCGCTACAACAGATAATTGATAAAAGGAAAGGACTTCTAGGTCGAGCTATTAATGTAATAAAGAGTGTGAAAGATAAGGGTGATCAAAGGGAGATAAAGAATATATTGGATAGCTTTTTCGCAGAGCCAACTATGAAAGAGTTTTCAGATGTGGTAGATAGTAAGTGGGGAGAAATAGTAGCGTTGATAAAATCGGTAGCATGA